CGACAGGCGAGCATGCAGACTTCCTCGTCGCCCGGCTGCGGGGAGGTATCTTCAATGGTCGGGGGCCAGAGATCTGCCATCGAGGTGTCATAGGCGCCCTCGTCCAGCAGTTCCTGATACAAGCCCGGAAATTCGTTTTTCAGCAGGTTGCGAAGGCGCGCGATAAATCCATGGGAAGTGCGCACCTGGGGTGCCCCCTTGCGGTCCCAGTCCTCGAAGGCCTCCACTCGCGTGGTGGGAAGCGGCCCGCCGTCCTTTTCAAAGACGCGGACCCGATAACCCTGGTTTGAGAGCGCCAGCGCTGCGGCCAGCCCCGAGGCGCTGCCACCGATGACGATGATGTCTTCGATCTTCTTTGCCATGATCCACGCCTCCGACAGCGCAGTCGCTCAGGAAAACACTCAGGCGGCCGAGCCCTTTTTCTGCGCCTTTTCGGCGTGGTGCTTCTGCACTTCCTGGGCGATGGCCTGCCCGACCTGTCCAATGAACTTCGGGCGGTTCTGGCTGGCCCAGCCCATGGCTTCCTCGCGGGCGGTATTGCTGCCCTGAAAATGCGGGAAGACGTAGCGCGCGATCAGCTCGTAGCTGCGCTTGGTGTTCTCGAAGTCGGCCCAGTTGACGGCCATTTGGAGGAAGGTACCGAAACCGCCGGACTCTTCCTGGAGCTTTTCGAGCTGGGCAATCGCGTCCTCGGGGGTGCCGATGACGGCCAGCCCAGACTTGAGGAGTGCGTCGACGGCCTTGTCGGGATCTCCCGCGGGTGCGAGCGGCAGGGCGCCCACTTCCTGGAAATACTTCAGCCAGTTCTGGAGGCCGAACTTCACATCCTCGCGGGCCTTCTCTCGGGTCTCGGCCACGTACATCGGGCCCACCATGCGCCAGTCCTCGCGGTGCACCTGCTGACCGAACTCGGCAGCGCGCTCTTCGGCAATTTTCCAGTTGCTGGCCAGCGCGTTGTAACCGCCCTTGGTGGTGGCTCCGACCGAAAGCAGCGAGAGTCCGTATTTGCCCGCTGCGCGCGCGCCGGCGGGGGAGACCATGCTCGCCACGGCGATTTCCATTCCGCCGCGGGTGTAGGGCTTGAGCTGCAGGCGCGCTTCCTTGAGCTCGTACCAGTCGGTCTTCTCGGTCACCGTCTCGCCGCGCAACAGGCGAACGATGGCGCTGATGCCCTCGTCCATCATGTCGCGTTGTTTGAGGGTGTCGATCCCCATCATGAAGGCGTCGGAGGGAAGCGAGCCCGGACCGCAGCCGAGCATCACGCGCCCGCGCGTCTGGTGGTCGAGCTGCATCATGCGGTCGGCCAGCATGAGCGGGTGATGATACGGAAGCGAGGAAACGCCCGTGCCGAACTTGATGTGCCGGGTGCGCTCGCAGGCAGCGGCGATGAAAACTTCGGGGCTGGCGATGATTTCATAGCCCGCCGAGTGGTGCTCACCGATCCAGGCCTCATCAAAGCCCAGCTTGTCCAAGTGCTGGCACAGCTCGAAGTCGCGCTCGAGTGCGAGCGTAGGGTTTTCATCCACCGGATGAAAAGGCGCCAGGAAGATTCCAAATTTCATAACCGCTCCTTACGACGGAGGATGCGCGCTCAGCGCCCCGCCTTTTTCTTTCTTGTCGCTGGATTGACCAGCCCATCGAAAACCATGTTCATGAACTGATCTATGAAGGGCCCGATATCCGCGCCGGGCATTTTCTGGGCATGCACGGCGGCGATGGACGAGGCCGTCGCGAAAAAGCTCAGCGCGGCCAGCTCGGGCAGGACGTCCTTGCGCAACTCGCCGCTCTTCTGCCCGCGCCGGAAGATCTCGACATAGAGCTGGATAAATTCCTCGTTCTCCGGGCGCTCACCGATTTCGCTGATCGGACTGGCCAGCACCTCGCGCGTCATGGCTTCCATCACCTCGCGGCGCTCGCCCCAGCGTTCGAGCATCAGGTGCGTGACGCGCTCGAGGTCCTTGCGCGCGCTCTTTGAGGGCGTGGCGAGTTCGTCGCGCAACAGTTCTGTCAGGCGCGCGGTGCTCTCGAAGATCAGTGACGCCTTGGTCTTGAAATGCAGGAAGTAGGTCGCCTTTGCGATGTCGGCGGCTTCGCAGATTTCCTCGATGGTGACGTTGTCGAATCCCCGCTCGGTAAACAGATCCATCGCGCATTCATAGATGCGCTGGCGCGTGCGTTCCTTCTTGCGCGTGCGGCGCGAGACCGGCGCGGCCTTGGCGGACGCGGCCTTGGCGGACACGGCCTTGGCAGCGGCTTTCTTCGTCCGGCCCGTGCGGCCGGCGGAACTTGTCTGGGGCTGGGTCACTACACTTCTTCCTAAAACTAGACTTGAGTCTATTTCTGGAGTGGAGTATTGTCAACTGCGATCGCGGGGCCGAGCAATCCCTGCGCTCATCCCCAAAGGAGCCAGGAGTGATGAGAGCTGCCGTATTCGAGAAAATCGGTGTTCCCCTGAAAATCGAAGAACTGCCCGACCCCCAGATGGGGGAAAGCGAGCTTCTGATTCGCGTGAAGAGCTGCGGCGTGTGCGGCTCCGACATTCACGCCACCAGCGAGCCGCCGGGCCTGCCCAAGGGAACCATCCTGGGCCACGAGTTTGCCGGCGAAGTCGTCAAGGTCGGCCCCGCGGCCGTCGGCAACTGGAAAGAAGGCGACC
This Chrysiogenia bacterium DNA region includes the following protein-coding sequences:
- a CDS encoding TetR/AcrR family transcriptional regulator, with product MTQPQTSSAGRTGRTKKAAAKAVSAKAASAKAAPVSRRTRKKERTRQRIYECAMDLFTERGFDNVTIEEICEAADIAKATYFLHFKTKASLIFESTARLTELLRDELATPSKSARKDLERVTHLMLERWGERREVMEAMTREVLASPISEIGERPENEEFIQLYVEIFRRGQKSGELRKDVLPELAALSFFATASSIAAVHAQKMPGADIGPFIDQFMNMVFDGLVNPATRKKKAGR
- a CDS encoding LLM class flavin-dependent oxidoreductase, with amino-acid sequence MKFGIFLAPFHPVDENPTLALERDFELCQHLDKLGFDEAWIGEHHSAGYEIIASPEVFIAAACERTRHIKFGTGVSSLPYHHPLMLADRMMQLDHQTRGRVMLGCGPGSLPSDAFMMGIDTLKQRDMMDEGISAIVRLLRGETVTEKTDWYELKEARLQLKPYTRGGMEIAVASMVSPAGARAAGKYGLSLLSVGATTKGGYNALASNWKIAEERAAEFGQQVHREDWRMVGPMYVAETREKAREDVKFGLQNWLKYFQEVGALPLAPAGDPDKAVDALLKSGLAVIGTPEDAIAQLEKLQEESGGFGTFLQMAVNWADFENTKRSYELIARYVFPHFQGSNTAREEAMGWASQNRPKFIGQVGQAIAQEVQKHHAEKAQKKGSAA